One part of the Epinephelus fuscoguttatus linkage group LG12, E.fuscoguttatus.final_Chr_v1 genome encodes these proteins:
- the pwwp2a gene encoding PWWP domain-containing protein 2A translates to MAAVAAEPGAAAVPTTTITAATNDEGPSEPGPTGPRLPGAPLEIEGPPVEPLVHRVEDGGDGEERRHDRPELEPAAGTALSDDAVNDERIDTFPVDLISMDRFSPGVPADPEGGGNVSVQAAYRSILAEPSAVFLHSFPAPPPVTEAGLSLAEPAEPTTNVTTDRTETAGRDRGYTAPAQPELRSGPAEDGTADRLSVSDGQDPKPGYGKNSAGTEELPGGGPRDSSPPCRSPKRRLAADGSAGEDSSRPEPVVGAPPLGSGPDLSPGSEVRVSLDHVIDDALVVSFRRGEKVFSGVLMDVSKRFGPYGIPITVFPRRDDGSRPQMSVQPPPLKNADPSTKQEEVIVSPTSPSSPHPLSWTSKLPPLFQEGAPYPPPLFIRDTYNQALPQPLPRKIKRPKRRYRCEEPTSIMNAIKLRPRQVLCDKCKSVVASGGHRDSRRGTVDLRSEEVSRRRRTAEGPISSEVKRLRSDDKGGRTAADRRSSSGIRVSSSSSSSSRRVLRGVASSSPSSSTSSRMCLNLNSKKVLAKGSTGDRSKARQVLKKLARSSQPPPPHRRPKDQNQNQGQNQERTKAMTRAAALQNHNQKVHFTRRLQHLSGTAVSSSPHTVLPPRMRLKPQRYRTDDSQAPSSSSSPPKQSARLSPPKPLLSPAPTVNSAPPVEPPPPSTTSPPPTPPSCAASVAMDMQEVSSSVEEGAEQGQGRDDVQVVEAPPPCSSSSDSSHSECSFTETFDLPPPGDPPSSSPSAPAPPTSSSLGPLCPSSSSPTAPPPRADGEETQAGGGEEEEGELKRRRKSSTSSSSSSSSSSSSVFSKLVSKCSLPDGRMVCVGDIVWAKIYGFPWWPARVLGITVSRRGDTGLAVRQEARVSWFGSPTTSFLPLTQLSPFLETFQSRFDRKRKGPYRRAIAEAASAAKQLTPEVRALLTQFET, encoded by the exons ATGGCGGCCGTGGCTGCAGAGCCAGGAGCTGCGGCGGTTCCGACAACAACAATAACCGCGGCGACGAACGACGAGGGCCCGTCAGAACCGGGCCCGACCGGCCCGAGACTACCGGGAGCCCCGTTGGAAATCGAGGGGCCGCCTGTGGAGCCGCTTGTCCACCGGGTGGAGGATGGTGGGGACGGGGAGGAGCGCCGCCATGACAGGCCGGAGCTGGAGCCCGCGGCGGGAACAGCGCTCTCTGATGACGCCGTTAACGATGAACGGATCGATACTTTCCCGGTGGACCTGATCAGCATGGACCGGTTCTCTCCCGGAGTACCGGCGGATCCAGAGGGCGGCGGGAACGTGTCGGTGCAGGCGGCGTACCGCAGCATCCTGGCGGAACCCTCCGCCGTCTTCCTGCACTCCTTCCCGGCTCCCCCTCCCGTCACCGAGGCCGGACTGTCTCTGGCGGAACCGGCGGAACCGACCACCAACGTGACGACGGATCGGACCGAGACCGCGGGCCGAGACAGAGGCTACACGGCTCCGGCCCAACCGGAGCTGAGGTCCGGCCCGGCGGAGGACGGTACCGCTGACCGGCTGTCGGTCTCGGACGGCCAGGACCCGAAGCCGGGGTACGGGAAGAACTCAGCGGGGACCGAAGAGCTGCCGGGCGGCGGCCCGCGGGACTCCTCCCCGCCCTGCAGGTCTCCGAAGAGGCGGCTAGCGGCGGACGGTTCCGCCGGGGAAGACTCCTCTCGGCCGGAGCCCGTTGTCGGTGCTCCGCCGCTCGGCTCCGGGCCGGATCTGAGTCCTGGGTCCGAGGTCCGGGTCTCTCTGGACCACGTCATCGATGACGCGCTGGTGGTGTCCTTCCGGCGGGGTGAGAAGGTGTTCTCCGGGGTCCTGATGGATGTTTCAAAAAG GTTTGGACCGTATGGTAtccccatcacagtgtttcccaGACGGGACGACGGGAGTCGACCACAGATGTCTGTGCAGCCGCCCCCCTTGAAAAACgctgacccatccaccaaacAGGAAGAGGTCATCGTTAGCCCCACGTCCCCGTCTTCTCCCCATCCTCTCTCCTGGACCTCCAAACTGCCACCACTGTTCCAGGAGGGGGCGCCGtacccccctcctctcttcatcAGGGACACCTACAACCAGGCCTTACCTCAGCCACTGCCACGCAAGATCAAACGGCCAAAGCGGCGTTACCGCTGCGAGGAGCCAACCTCCATCATGAATGCCATCAAGCTCCGCCCCCGCCAGGTGCTGTGCGACAAATGCAAAAGTGTGGTGGCATCAGGTGGGCACAGGGATTCGAGGCGGGGCACAGTGGATCTGAGGAGTGAGGAGGTGTCACGGCGGCGGCGAACAGCCGAGGGGCCAATCTCCTCGGAGGTCAAACGGCTTAGAAGTGATGACAAGGGAGGGCGTACTGCTGCTGACAGACGCTCATCATCAGGGATACGTgtgtcatcttcatcatcatcttcctctcgCCGTGTCCTGAGGGGCGTGGCTTCATCTTCACCTTCCTCATCCACATCCAGTCGCATGTGTCTGAATCTGAACTCTAAGAAGGTTCTGGCCAAAGGTTCCACGGGCGATCGGTCCAAAGCACGGCAGGTTCTCAAGAAGCTGGCGAGGAGCTCCCAGCCACCACCGCCACATCGCCGGCCCAAAGACCAGAACCAGAACCAGGGTCAAAACCAGGAACGCACCAAGGCCATGACCCGAGCCGCCGCCCTGCAGAACCACAACCAGAAGGTGCACTTCACTCGCCGCCTGCAGCACCTCAGCGGCACCGCCGTCAGCTCGAGTCCTCACACGGTGCTTCCGCCCAGAATGCGCCTCAAACCCCAAAGGTATCGTACCGACGACAGCCAggcaccctcctcctcctcatccccgCCCAAACAGAGTGCTCGCTTATCGCCTCCCAAACCATTGTTAAGCCCTGCCCCAACAGTGAACTCAGCCCCGCCCGTAGAGCCACCCCCTCCCTCGACCACATCTCCTCCTCCGACTCCCCCCTCCTGTGCAGCCAGTGTTGCCATGGACATGCAGGAGGTCAGCTCTTCTGTGGAGGAGGGGGCGGAGCAGGGACAGGGAAGAGATGATGTGCAGGTAGTGGAGGCTCCTcccccctgctcctcctcctcagactcCTCCCACTCAGAATGCAGTTTCACAGAGACCTTTGACCTCCCCCCTCCAGGAGAcccaccttcctcctctccctccgcTCCCGCCCCCCCTACCTCCTCCTCGTTAGGGCCTCTgtgtccctcctcttcctctcctaccGCCCCTCCCCCCAGAGCTGATGGCGAGGAGACGCAGGCCGGCggcggagaggaggaggaaggtgaaCTGAAGAGGCGTCGTAAGtcctccacatcctcctcctcctcctcatcttcgtCGTCCTCCTCCGTCTTCTCCAAGTTGGTGTCCAAATGTTCGCTCCCCGATGGTCGGATGGTGTGCGTCGGCGACATCGTCTGGGCAAAGATCTACGGCTTCCCCTGGTGGCCGGCGCGCGTGCTCGGCATAACGGTGTCACGGCGCGGCGACACAGGGCTGGCGGTGCGGCAGGAGGCACGTGTCTCCTGGTTTGGCTCCCCCACTACCTCCTTCCTGCCGCTTACTCAGCTGTCGCCCTTCCTGGAGACCTTCCAGTCACGCTttgacaggaagaggaaggggcCGTACCGTCGTGCCATTGCCGAGGCCGCCAGCGCAGCGAAACAGCTGACACCTGAAGTCCGGGCGCTGCTCACACAGTTTGAGACGTAG